A stretch of the Cervus canadensis isolate Bull #8, Minnesota chromosome 16, ASM1932006v1, whole genome shotgun sequence genome encodes the following:
- the LOC122454391 gene encoding WASH complex subunit 3-like, with amino-acid sequence MGEDVLPLMGSGIELTKVPAIQQKKTMAFLNQFVVHTVQFLNCFSTVCGEKLADLSLRIQQIETTLNILDAKLSSIPGLDDVTFEVSPVNVARITNGTHSEATSEQSQQNSLQDSGPQESEVTPESILTVAKDPRYARYLKMVQVGVPVVAIRNKMILEGLDPDLLERPDAPVPDGEGEKNTEESSDNKSSFSD; translated from the coding sequence ATGGGTGAGGATGTGCTCCCTCTCATGGGCTCAGGCATAGAGCTGACTAAGGTGCCAGCTATTCAACAGAAAAAAACTATGGCATTTCTAAACCAGTTTGTGGTGCACACTGTACAGTTCCTCAACTGCttttctacagtttgtggggAGAAACTAGCAGACCTTTCTCTTCGTATCCAGCAGATTGAAACAACTCTCAATATTTTAGATGCAAAGTTATCATCTATCCCGGGCCTAGATGATGTCACATTTGAAGTATCTCCTGTAAATGTCGCTAGGATCACAAACGGAACACACTCTGAAGCCACTTCAGAGCAATCACAGCAGAACAGTTTACAAGACTCTGGACCACAGGAAAGTGAAGTAACACCAGAAAGTATCTTAACTGTAGCCAAGGATCCAAGATATGCCAGATATCTCAAAATGGTTCAAGTGGGTGTTCCAGTGGTGGcaataagaaacaaaatgataTTGGAAGGACTAGACCCAGATCTTCTTGAGAGGCCAGATGCTCCAGTGCCTGATGGTGAAGgtgaaaaaaacacagaagaaagttCAGATAACAAATCTTCTTTTAGTGACTAA